In the genome of Aequorivita sp. H23M31, the window AAATAGGAGGAACCGTAGGGGATATAGAGTCCTTGCCATATATTGAAGCCGTACGTCAAATGAAGTGGGAAATGGGCGATGACAATGCCTTGGTTATTCACCTTACTTTGGTTCCCTTTCTTGCGGCTGCTGGTGAATTAAAGACCAAGCCAACACAACATTCCGTAAAAACCCTGATGGAAAGTGGGATTCGTGCAGACATTTTGGTTTGTCGGACAGAACATGAACTATCAAAGGATCTACGACGAAAACTTGCCCTTTTCTGTAATGTTAGAGAAGAAGCTGTTATCCAATCTATTGACGCTTCCACGATTTACGATGTTCCGAATATGATGTTGCAGGAAGGGTTGGATACCGTGACTCTTCAAAAGTTAAATCTTACAGACTATAAAGAACCCAATTTAAAACAATGGAATAAGTTTTTGGAGCGTCACAAAAATCCAAAAGGAGAAGTTAGAATTGGATTGATCGGCAAATATGTGGAATTGCAGGATAGTTATAAGTCTATACTCGAATCCTTTATTCACGCGGGTGCGGCAAATGAGGTGAAAGTTAAATTGGAATTTATTCATTCCGAACATATTAATGCAAAATCCATAGGTAAAAAGCTGGCCAAACTCGATGGAATACTTGTAGCTCCGGGTTTCGGTGAACGCGGGATTGAAGGAAAGGTAGCCGCTGTAAAATATGCGCGTATAAACAACTTGCCATTTTTGGGGATTTGTTTGGGTATGCAAATGGCTGTTATAGAATTCGCGCGCAACGTTTTAAAATTGAAAGACGCCAATAGTACTGAAATGGATTCACAAACCAAGAATCCTGTTATCAGTATTATGGAAGATCAAAAAAATATTACCGATATGGGGGGCACCATGCGATTGGGATCCTGGAAGTGTGAATTGAAAAAAGGAAGTCTGGCCCATAAGATTTATAGGGCAGATGTTATTGAAGAACGTCATCGCCACAGATATGAGTTTAATAATGAATATCGGGACCAATTAGAAGAAGCAGGACTTATTGCCACAGGGATTAACCCAGATACGGGATTGGTGGAGATTATTGAAATACCTTCCCATCCATGGTTTATTGGCGTACAGTTCCACCCAGAATATAAAAGTACAGTTGCCAATCCACACCCGCTTTTTGTAGGTTTCGTGGAAGCCGTACATGAACACGCCTTAAAAAATAAATAAGACAATTTGGCGTATTGAAAAAGGGGCGGGATTCTTGCAATTACGACCGACCCATCTATAAGTTTTAAATAAAGCTAGTAGAAACCAAAAAAATATAATAACCCGAACCTTCCGAAACAATTTCGGAAACATTTAAAACAATCGCATCTACAATCGGCGACTGAATATGGAACAGAAAAAATTCGACTTTAACTCACTTCTAGGTTTTATCTTAATAGGGGGTATCCTAATTTGGATGTTATACATTAATCAACCCACGGAGGAAGAACTTCAGGAGAAAGCACGAACTGAGGCTGCGGCAAAGGAAAAGGCTGAAAACGAAAAAACAAAGGAGGATATTACTTTGTCAAACGCCATTGCAGACTCTGCTTCTGCCGTAAAGGACGGAGATTCTCTTGCACTTGACGAGCTAAAGAATAAGTTGGGTTCATTTGCCTATTCAGGAACTCTTCCTTCTGCCACAGATAATATTACGGTTTTTGAGAATGATGTTCTTTATCTGAAAGTGAGCAATAAAGGAGGATATATTACCGAAGCTCTTTTAAAGAATTTCACTAAATACGATTCCGTTCCTATTTATCTTATTAAGAATGGCAATGCATCTCTCAATCTTCAGTTTTCGGCCGAGAACCGAACGCTGAATACCGAAGAGCTATATTTTGAGCCTACCCTTAGCAAAAGTGGAGAGGACAATGTGCTTTCAATGAAGCTTAAAACCTCAGCAAATGGCTTTATCGAGTATAGGTACACTCTGCATCCGGGGGAATATATGATGGATTTTGCAATTAATAGCCAAGGTCTGGATGGTGTTTTGAGTACATCCCAACCGATGTATCTCGATTGGAGTTTAAAAGGCTATCGTCACGCAAAAAGTATTTCATACGAAAACCGATATACCCGACTGACCTATGAGTACGAAAATGGAAAACATTCCAAATTATCCCCTTCAGGAGATGATAAAGAAGTAGAAAAAGATGTTACATGGATGAACTTCCGTCAGCATTTCTTCAGTTCGATGCTGCTTACCGATACTCCTTTTAAGGAAGTTGCTCTTAAATCTGAAAATCTAGTCCACGACGAGGAAATAGATACTGTTTTTACCAAACAGTATGATGCTAGAATGCTCCTAGAACCCAAAAACGGTGGCCTATCCTACAATATGAATATGTATTATGGACCATCGGATTATCAGATTTTTAAGAAATATGGCCGCAACCTAGATGAAGCCATGCCGCTTGGTTGGGGTATTTTTGGAGTGATTAATAAATATGTGATCATCCCACTATTTGCATTTCTGACGGATTTCTTACCTGCGGGAATTGCGATTATCGTTTTGACTATTCTGATCAAACTTCTATTATCTCCAGTTCAATACAAACAGTATTTGGCTCAGGCAAAAATGAAGGTGCTAAAACCTGAAATGGACGCAATTAAGGAGAAGTACAAGGATAATAAGTTAAAGATACAGCAAGAGACAATGAAATTGCAGAATTCTGCAGGCGCCAGTCCACTAAAGGGCTGCCTCCCCGCACTTCTCCAAATTCCTGTTTTCTATGCGCTCTTTACATTTTTCCCGTCCGCTTTCGATTTACGGCAGAAAAGATTTCTTTGGGCAGATGACCTTTCCAGTTATGATACTATTGCTGAACTGCCCTTTCACATTCCGTTTTACGGTGATCACGTTAGTTTGTTCCCAATTCTTGCCTCAATCGCCATCTTTATTTATATGATGATGACTACGGGCCAGTCTATGCAGCAACAACAACAGCCAGGAATGCCTAACATGAAATTCCTGATGTATTTATCGCCACTATTTATGTTGGTATTCTTTAACAACTATGCCAGTGGACTTTCGTTGTATTATTTTATTTCCAATTTAATTACCATTGGAATTATGCTCGTGATCAAGAATTTTATCATCGATGAGGAGAAAATACACGCTAAAATTCAAGTGAAAAAAGCCCAGCCTAAAAAGCAAAATAAGTTTCAAAGAAAGATGGCTGAGATGATGGAACAAGCAGAAGAGCAAAAAAGAGCATCCAAAAGGTAATTTTTAATTCTGCGATTAGTTTTGGTCTTACGCTAAATCAAAAAATAGATTTCGAATTTCTTCGTTAATAAAGCTGAACGTTGGAATATCAAAAAATGAGATTAATTGTTTCTATTCTAATTTCGGGAATAATCTGTTTTCCTATTACTGCTTTTTCACAAAAGGAAATCAATCAGGTGGATGAAGATGGGAGGCCGCACGGTATTTGGAAAAAACACTATGAGGGAACCCAACAATTGCGGTATGAGGGTAAATTTGAGCACGGCAAAGAAGTAGGCGAATTTAAATTTTATTGTGAAGATTGTCGGGATAAACCTGCGGTGATAAAAATTTACGACCCTAAAACTGAAC includes:
- the yidC gene encoding membrane protein insertase YidC; translated protein: MEQKKFDFNSLLGFILIGGILIWMLYINQPTEEELQEKARTEAAAKEKAENEKTKEDITLSNAIADSASAVKDGDSLALDELKNKLGSFAYSGTLPSATDNITVFENDVLYLKVSNKGGYITEALLKNFTKYDSVPIYLIKNGNASLNLQFSAENRTLNTEELYFEPTLSKSGEDNVLSMKLKTSANGFIEYRYTLHPGEYMMDFAINSQGLDGVLSTSQPMYLDWSLKGYRHAKSISYENRYTRLTYEYENGKHSKLSPSGDDKEVEKDVTWMNFRQHFFSSMLLTDTPFKEVALKSENLVHDEEIDTVFTKQYDARMLLEPKNGGLSYNMNMYYGPSDYQIFKKYGRNLDEAMPLGWGIFGVINKYVIIPLFAFLTDFLPAGIAIIVLTILIKLLLSPVQYKQYLAQAKMKVLKPEMDAIKEKYKDNKLKIQQETMKLQNSAGASPLKGCLPALLQIPVFYALFTFFPSAFDLRQKRFLWADDLSSYDTIAELPFHIPFYGDHVSLFPILASIAIFIYMMMTTGQSMQQQQQPGMPNMKFLMYLSPLFMLVFFNNYASGLSLYYFISNLITIGIMLVIKNFIIDEEKIHAKIQVKKAQPKKQNKFQRKMAEMMEQAEEQKRASKR
- a CDS encoding CTP synthase, with the translated sequence MNSIKYIFVTGGVSSSLGKGIIAASLAKLLQARGYRVTIQKLDPYINVDPGTLNPYEHGECYVTEDGAETDLDLGHYERFLNVNTSQANNVTTGRIYQSVIEKERRGEFLGKTVQVIPHITNEIKERVQLLGKSGEYDIIITEIGGTVGDIESLPYIEAVRQMKWEMGDDNALVIHLTLVPFLAAAGELKTKPTQHSVKTLMESGIRADILVCRTEHELSKDLRRKLALFCNVREEAVIQSIDASTIYDVPNMMLQEGLDTVTLQKLNLTDYKEPNLKQWNKFLERHKNPKGEVRIGLIGKYVELQDSYKSILESFIHAGAANEVKVKLEFIHSEHINAKSIGKKLAKLDGILVAPGFGERGIEGKVAAVKYARINNLPFLGICLGMQMAVIEFARNVLKLKDANSTEMDSQTKNPVISIMEDQKNITDMGGTMRLGSWKCELKKGSLAHKIYRADVIEERHRHRYEFNNEYRDQLEEAGLIATGINPDTGLVEIIEIPSHPWFIGVQFHPEYKSTVANPHPLFVGFVEAVHEHALKNK